The Amblyomma americanum isolate KBUSLIRL-KWMA chromosome 2, ASM5285725v1, whole genome shotgun sequence genome contains the following window.
CGTTTTGGCGCCTATAGGCTCATGTCCACACTGAGCCATAGGTATAAGGTGTCCGGTTCGATCACATTGCcggcacacttcacggactccagggCTCGCTTGCAGGAAGAAAATAGTATAGTTTCCCGTGTTGTATTAACACAGTGTAAACCCTGCGTTGGTTTTGACTAAAGGAAAGGCACATGAgcggctccctgggtcaatggacacgTCACGCTTTGCGGTACTTGCCAGTGGTATCCACCTAGAAAAACTCCCTACGCGTCACACCGCTGCGTTGTCCCCCCTTAATTGCTTCTACTAAATGGACTGCACATAAACTCTTACCagtttctcggtagaaaatgcgTGCAACACTAGAGGCGTTTCTAAGAACCTCGTACACTAAGCATGGCACGTGTTCCTTACCTGAAAGCGCCCATGTATCTCGGACAACTGCAGGTGCGAAGCCTTCGTAGTGTCCGCGGAATCACCATAGGACGCTCCCAGAGGTGCGTGCTGCGGAGGCTGCCCCATCTCGCTGAGTTGCGTCCTGTCAAGGAcattcaggcgctggaagcccgGGCGCTGCTCCCGCTGTGCGAAGCGTGTGCCGGTCCCGGAGGTTTCCATGTCGGAGCTCCAGGTACTCGCCGTGGTTTCGCAGCTGCGTAAAGGGCTCCCACCGTCCTCGGTGCTGAACGCTGGCATGACCCGGTGCGCTCGAGTGCGCTTCCACTTGAGCCCGAGCTCGCTAGGGCTGCCTCGGAAGCCTAAAGAGCGGTTGCCCTCGATCGGCGTCCTTCAGCAGCGTTTCTGCTGCTCGCAGCGTCCGATGGCGCACGTGCCACGTTCGGAATACCTCGTGCTGCGTCGGGCGTgaaggtgctgctgctgatgatgatgatgtcctcaggcttaatcaCTGATctccacctagtggagatcagtggtcttAATGGCGCATACCTGCTGTGGGGAATTGTAGTTgtaggtaaaacgctaaggcgcccgtgtgctttgctatatttgtgcacgttaaagatccccatgtggtcgaaattattccggagccctccactacggcacctctttcttcatctcttctttcactccctcctttatcccttcccttacggcgcgattcagatgTCGACCGAGTAGTGAGACAGattgtgcgccatttcctttccacaaaaaacaaatatatCATTATTGTTGTTATTGACTATAGCACACTTTAAAGAATTCCAACGTCTCCATTACGTGAGCAATTAGCAGCTCTtggctgcagcggattttcaaacCCTCGCGTTTACTTGGAGTGAGCGAATGTGCACTCAAACGCAATGTGAGATGTCCACGATCCccttgcgctgcagaataccgcaaCTTATTCTTCGTTTACGTCTATCCGGATTCTCTCTGACCAACCTCTGTGAGTCTTGTGGTTAAACTGAGTTCATAGATCACTTTATCCCCTTTTTAGCTGGCGGTTCCCTTCTGTCCGTAGAATTTACTTGGAGGTACCCCTCGCTCGATTAGGGTTTCATCTGTCTATTTCCATCCTCCTCTCCGACGGGGCTAGCGTCAGGGAATACTccctgaaaccagtgtgcgattatatTCACGGCTATATAGCTGCATCTGGTAGATTCGTCTGCTATGATAAGAGTTCATTGTATATTCATTtccattttatttttctattttttatacAAATCTCAGTCTAGGACACAAAGTTATTCAATTACTCCACTTcttgcccatgagtgcgtttTCATCAGTAATGCAAGCTAAGCTGGCCAATGCCCCGGCGTGAGTATGTGCCTTTAACCCTGAAGTCATCATcctcaataatttcgaccacctggagagaTTTAACTcccacggacatcgcacagcacatgcgcgccttttgagtttcgcctccatcaaaaaccactgcggtcgggttcgaacactgctactccggctcagtagacgagcgacttaaccagtgagccaccgcagcggtgaGTCAACGATAGAAATCCTAATGGGATGAAATGAGGAATCTCCCCGTCCAGTTCTTTCCAACTtcttaaatgaatgattggtcgtcctggaagagcaacttgggccgcATAAGGCCCTCCGCTGGTAGCACCTGCCAACGCAGGACAGtcgcacatcgcttaaccgctgcgacactgcgccaggaggggcatgaggacttccagggatctataagtgtaaagtagagaattatattctgcatatatgggaattaacccattacgctatcatgTATTACCAAATTGATCAATTCCGTTCCCATTGCTAGTCGAAATCACACATTCCTTGCGGAATAGACAGAACAGCTTTGGATTTAGTaaattaaaaataagcttttcctATATATTTATACTAAAGCGTGGTGGAGAAAACATCACTGTAGCTTTTGACAAAACGGTTTACAGGCTGTCGAAAAGTATCCAATaaagtttttgtttttggtttggcGACCGTTTTATATAGTATTTATTTCAATACGAGGGCATGCAATTTCATGGCACTTCATCAGTGCGAGCAGGAAATGGAAGGTCAGCACATTGCCGTCGTGAGCTTGCGCTGAGCAAATTGTGGAGGCGCAGATGGAACGAATGGAAATGAAGTGTTGATAACGGCGAATATGTAAGATCAGGATTCTTGTGCGGACAAGAATCTTGAGACCCACGATGCAAGAGGCGCATGGCTGGCGCTGCACTCCTGCGAATGTGCAGCATAAAAAAATGCGTTAACTAGCCCAGCAATACGTAGGTTAAGCTGTACGTGAAATATCTTACGATGCGTTAATGTGTAAACGCCCAGAAAGCCCGCCTATGAGGCTGCATCTTGAGGAAAATTAGTCATATCACACCTTCTTAAAACCCCCTTCAATCTATGCCGAAGGCAGTTTTGTTGGGATGCTTGTCACAAATCCTGCGTTTTTGTAACAATGTGAAAATGTTAAACGCTCAAGCAAACGCAAGTTCTAATGTCGCGCAAATGTGAGAGCTCATGAAATACAATAGCGGTTAAGAACGACTCAAGTGAGTGAACCTGGATTGTTTGAGGATTTGCGAAAGTCGAAAAGACGTATTCTGCGGAAAAGACCAGCTTTAAACAATGGACAGATTAAACGTAGCGGAGACGTAATATTGTAGACGTATACGGGCTTCCGATAAGCCGGTATATGTCTActctaatacgtctccggtatgcttaATGTATCTAATAAGTCGGCTTGCCACAACTTGCCTTTAGGCACATGTCACGAAAGGCCTAGGCATGTGGGTCGATACCTGTTAGTCGTGCGTGTGGTGTCGTGCTGTCCGTTTGACGCGCGTGGAAGTTTAGAGCAAGCACCTATCTTCGTTTCTTGTTTCTTCTTTGAAATTATGGAAAGAAATTTAGCAGCGAAGGGTTTACCGTATTTTTTAATGGAAAAAATAAGAAACAGTACACCTGTTCGGTTGCTTTCaaacattttttaatgttttcattGTGACTGCTCATACACAGGCACTTTTGTCGCAACCGAGGTCTAAAAGGTGTACTGGTTACCACATATAAGAGTATAGTTCAGTTTCTACGGCCCAGCACAGAAGTGATCGGAGACTTCGAGGCGGTAAGTCAACAGTGAGCTGATGATGGTAAGTGCTGACAGATACATTGCAACCACGACTGGGGAACAATGACATCGATTTGCCTAGCGTGCAGTGAACTTTTCCTCAGTTGAGAACCAATGGTTTAATGTAGACTATTTGCTTATGCTAACAGTCGTATTGTTCAAATGATGTCCATACTTGGTAGTTCTTGGCCAACGAAGCAGCGTGGAAAGTACACATACTACTATTTAGGCCATACCTTATTTGTTCAATTTCGCAGATCATAGTCCGAGCTGCGCCGTCAACCAGTGGCGGCCATTATCCGGACAATAATAGTGTTCGAAGTGGCGTGCGTGTTTAGAGCCGCTTTGGCGACAGAGGTCGTGCTCGCTGCAAGTCTTGTAGCCGTGGCTATTGTCTGATCCGCAGTTCCGGTGCTGGCGCGGTCGAGCTTCTTTATATGTGGGGAGACATAAGTAGGTTTGTTCAGTTGAGAATGAGCGGTGGGTTTTTTATAATCAAATTTCGGTGGAAAACTTTGTGGGACACACTTGCTGTCGAGGAAACCTGCTGTGCACTCTGAAGATCTTGGTCTGTTTGGTGGTAGCCTATTCAGTGTGAGACCGTGGAGGTGAGTGTTGGTCCTTGCCTTATGCAAGTTCTGTGACAACGCCTCCTTTATAAAGCTTTATAAAGCTTATAAAGTATTATAAATTTTTATAAAGTTTTATAATAAAGGCGCTGGCTGAGAATGTGTCAGTAGATTAAGCACAAGCAAGTGGTTGGTGGAGAATAACGCTTCGAATCGGATAGTACCGTATTGAACTCTAACGTTTAGTTCAATAAGTGGGATATCTAAAAAAACATTGTGTTGGCTTGGATAATGTTTTCTTAAGGGGCACAAGATAAAAGAGGGAAAGATGGCGAACCTGTCGTTTAACCTGAATAGAGCGTCCGAAAACCAGAAAATTTTACGCTATATTCACCTACGGGAAACGCGTTCCAAGCAAGGCTGAAAACTATAGGTGATCGCAGAATATGCTCGTCGAAGTGCATAAGTTAGTTTGCTTCAAGCAGACGTAGTTGAAAGGTAAGAGAACGTTCGCCTTTGATGGCGGTGGTCgcagtgtttttttattaaaataatagtaaaatggaaggaagatttttgctagccgcggcatttgccatcgatcctgaagcaccagagctggggcagcggaaataaaggatagccggcagaatggagaaatgaaatgaaagaggtgaggggacaggaagagaggatagggggagaagtaatatatacaaactatttacacaataagaaatgtggcgGTTGTTTCTGAAATCCAGTGGACTATCCTCACGTAAGTGCACGAGCAGTAGCTGGAGGACACTGAAATGTTTACAGAACCTTCCTCGCAGTGTGGAATTTCAGCCATGCCATTGTGAAGGCTTcccagtttaataataataataacaattggtttttgggaaaggaaatggagcagtatctgtctcaaatatcgttggacacctgaaccgcgccataagggaagggacaagggagggagtgaaagaagaaatgaagaaggaggtgccgtagtggagggctccggaataattccgaccaggggcgccttagcgttttctcaGCGCACTCCCCGGGTTtgactggtgtgtgtgtgtgtgtgtgtgtgcttcacCTCAGTGGATTCTACTCGTTATGGAGTTCGTGAAAGAGAAGATGAGCAGGAATAAGTATTTTATTGATATAGCAGAGAGGTTCTTGCGGGTGAAGCCCCTATTCAAGGACCCCACTgaggcaacaacgaaagaacgaagcgaggaagagacaaggTGCCCAAAAGACGGCAGTAGAACGCCGCATGACgcgagaagcgtcgtaacaacGATGCGGCTTGAAGAAGTCGtcccacgtcccggagtgactgtTCAATTGCGGAAGGGACCAGTTTGACTTCtctagagcgtcggaatgagacgctgcgtagacgacgtgccgaggaaacaaagctttcggaattcaactagggttagccAGAACTAAACCACATCCTATTTTTCTTATTAATGAAAGGTTAATAAAAGTAGATACATAACCAGTTCCGCCGGTTGGATgcgtacccacgacctccaaatttcgtgTCCGCTgctttgccaactgagctacggtgacatTTGTCCAATCTTCTACTTTCGGGGCTATATATGATTAGTGTAAGCGAACATTAAGAGTGTTCGCCACTACCACCGTCGTCTatagcggcggatgtagtacGTCCGGTACTAACGCGAGTGCAGTGTATAGGACAAGTATCTGAACCACGTGTTCCCCAAACAGAGCCTGTAGCTTTGCTATCAACCGACAGCTGGAGAACACATGTCGAGGTGAAAGTCAGAATATTGTTTCATCTCTGTTAGTGTAGACTCCAGCCACCGGCTAATAGTTAAGCCTGCGGCTTTGTTTGCGGAACGCGTGATGCAGAGATTTTTGTACCGACTGTACGTCGTGTACTGCGGAAAGTGTAATGTGGGGTACCACCGGTGTATTGAGTAGGAGTTTGTAATCTCGTAAGGGTGTTTTCATCCGAGAATAACCTTCCGAGCTTTCTGTAGGAATACATGTGAAAaaaagattaataataataataatggttttttggggaaaggagatggcgcagtatctgtctcatatatcgttggacacctgaaccgcgccttaagggaagggatgaaggagggagtgaaaggagaaaggaagaggtgccgt
Protein-coding sequences here:
- the LOC144119997 gene encoding uncharacterized protein LOC144119997, coding for MPAFSTEDGGSPLRSCETTASTWSSDMETSGTGTRFAQREQRPGFQRLNVLDRTQLSEMGQPPQHAPLGASYGDSADTTKASHLQLSEIHGRFQLPQQRNAGANAADTSTVTSFTCSDQDAFSGGRRFARPAPRPGVNRHELREALHLRQVLWAAQRASKEAVIGGAGTPACRSP